The genomic stretch TAGGTGTCGGCCTGGATGCCACCGCTGCACCACTCGCCGAGCTTGCTCCATCCGCCCCTGCAGCCGTTGCCTCCCGAAGAAACGCGAGCCTGGAGGAGCAATGTTAGCCCACCTCTCTTCAGGTTTTTTTCCTATGTATTTGCTCTTCGTTTCTAGCTGTGGATGGATGGTAGCGCGATTTATAAGTATGGACATTCGGATATATGTCTGTTCTGTGATTAAAATTTTAGTGAATGCAGAGATATTGGTAATTGCATGACATGCTACATCGATCTACTTTCCTCATTTTCTGGCACCGGGCAAATATTCATCCACTTCAGTCTGAATTGTTGGCTTAAGTATCATGTATgtattttatttttctccacACAGGATTACATATCATATTTATCACTCTACTATAGTATGTACATCCCTTGAGCTGAACTCGAGATAGGGTAAAAATATTACATGGTCAGTTCAGGAATGTTTCTCCTAAATAGGAGCTACCAGTTTTCGTtttgaaaagaaaacaaacaaatttTCTGACTTTTGATTTAGTTTCTTCACAAGAAAAATATTGTACTAACTTGGCCACATACAAATTAAAATGGTTAGTTATGTTGGTTCACTTGTATAATTCCATCAGGTTCAGAGACACGTTAGCTTATAAGTATCATTATTCTCTTTCTCACTCAGATTAATGGGCACTTAGATTCATGATGTGCACAACCTTTTAGTTGAAATATCAGGTTCATATTGTCAGTTAAGTAATTTTTTCTTGGATAAGTTATTCAATACTTTGATTTGTATAACATAATTTATACATAAGTTTCTTCAGCCAAGTTCATAGTATATGATATGGTAATCTAACATTTGGTTATGGAGAGCGCTGAAGCTCTATTGTGATATCAGATTGGGATGCTAACTTAGTAGGAGATCTTAATTATGTAATTTGTGGACCACATGTGTCACTGTACTGATGACGTGGGTGAGCACTGAACACTGATATCTTGTTCTCTTTGATCTTACTTTCGTGGCTCTGTATTGAATTTGGGGAATTCCCTACATCTTCTTTTCAGTCCAAGTGATTGGGATTGACATGAATAATTGTAGTATTGCAATTGGCTGAACATATGGAGCAGTTTTTCACTAGCCACTTCTGGTAGTCTTCTTGCTTCTTCGATGAAAACAATCTCAAGTGAAAAGAAGAGGTGCAGACCTGAAGTACAGAGGTTACTATCATGGTACAAAGGCGAGAGATCTTTAATATGGAATTATCATAATATTCGACTGCTACTACTGCTCTTAAAATGCAAGAGGTTAATTTTTATAATTACTAGAGgagatagaactgtgtagtgtaacatgtttttgtttttgtttttctgctTTTAACATGGTGATGTCCTTATTTATTTTGAGGAAGTGGAGACCCGTTTTGATGAAGTATTGGTGCCAACGTGGATAATGGATCTTCTGGTAGTCCTTTATCATGAAGGGGATTTAATCCTTGAGCTGTGCATATGAAACTTTGCAAGGGATCATTTTTCATTGTAAAACTATCTTATTCTCTCTGAATATGCCAAATATTTTCTATGTTTGAATGAATTGTATATAGTGATTGATTTGACTCATCTTTTATCTGTTAGAGATATGCGCACGTGCATGTTTCTTTTAGGGTCGTTAACCTCTTTTGAGTATTGGAGTTACGTGATTCATGGAATGCAGATTGATTTTATTGAGAAAATTTGGGCAACCTTAGGAAGCCTAAATTTATCATTTTGTTCTAATAATAAGATAGAGATGAAATAACTATAGAAAAGACAACTCATATAAAAAGGTTGACATTCAAAAGACGATGGTGTATTCTagagacgtgcgttgcacgtgcacacTAACTAGTAGTTACAGAAAACTGTAAAGCATCCTTGTGACGTGGTCTTGTTGAGGACACTACCTATGCAGTAATTATGGATGAAAGACAAAGAATGTTGGTGGTTTAATTACCAGGGAACTAGCAGGAACTCCAGTTTCCTCAACTACCTCACGAATAATTCCATCAAACATTTCATCAGAAACTCTTTCAATGAGACGACCAACATCTTCTACATCATTTTGATGAGCCAAGATTCCAACTTCTTCTGGCTGATAAAAACAAATGAACTTTGATAATAAGAAAAGTGAATATTACTGATCGGCAATTGAATCCACAAGCCCACCAATCCTGTAAAAATAATATGTATTCAATTCAAGAGATTCGATTATTGTCTCGGCTCAAAATTTTCCAAAACCTAAATTATCAAGTATATATATAACACCTCAGGTCAAATTCTTCATCATCTCACCGAAAAGAGTATCTAGAATATTTGTTTCAAAGATAAGAGGTGGCCCAAATTCCAATTGAAAAACTATGATATATTTCATATAAAGTTAAGAGGAACAAAAGACAAGCACCTTCGACCTGACTTCTGTTCTCTAGCAAAGCAACACGGGCGACACAAACAAATAATTCAGCGTACCAAAGATAGAGGTCCTAGAGCTTTGTTTCTACTTGGGAATTCAGTAAACAAAAATCTTAGATTTCGTCAAGTGTGCTCAATATTGTAACATTCTCAAGTATTACCTATTTACCTCAGAATGTCCTCCAGGAAAAACATAGTAGCCAGGAGATTCACCCACATTGTTGCTCCTTTGCAATACAATAATTTTTTTATCAGATGTTTCAACAATCGCACCATTTCCCAGTGGATTTGACATGTGTTGGCAACACACAGAGTCATCTAATCACACAGATAGAAAGAGTAACTATTTAGGTCAAGACTGATTCCAATGATCCTATACAAAGATTCACACCATGTAATTGAGCAGACAAAGTACTGAGACAAGTTATTCAACAATTAATAATCCAGTGGACATCAACACAATGTTTATAGTGAACATGTTTACATCATATATAGCAAAACATGTGACCATGGAAAGGAAAATAAATGCAAGGAATAGGCATTTTAAATTTTACAAGGTTGAGCAAGGAATGAAACAGATAATTCACGAGATAATTTTaaatcaaaaaaaatttaagttaGATATACAAAAAGGCTTTGGTCCACAAAGCGAATGTGACTAAGGCATCTCGACATTCTAGCTTGTAAATTACCTTCAGAGGGGACCAAAAAATTCTCCCACAATGGACTGAGATTTGTTCCTACAAATGTCCTGTTGTTTGCAAGTTAATGGTAATATTGGTGTTAGATAGCATTGAAATATTGCATAGAAGTAAAAAATGGCAAGGGCCGgaagtaaaaagaaaaaagaggataTAGGAATTCTATTTCAAGCATGTTGCTATTGTAATAAAATAAGAAGGGCCAAGCAGACCTGTAGTCTGTGAGACCCAAATGAAGTGAGACGGAGTACTCCTGATTTGGTTCATCATTCTGGTGTGAGGCATGCCCTCCATACTGAAATTTTTTCAATGTGGCCAAGAGAAATTAATTCTGGtactcaatgaataacagcaaagcgGATAAAAAAAAGAACCCAGGGACAGCACACTCGAAAAGTTCAAACAACACTTGTTTAGCTGTTAATCGAACACTAAAACAAATAAACATTGCGATAGCTTGAGTTCAGCTATAAAAGGAACAGCCAAGTCCAGAAACAGATGTTGTGGCAATTCAGGTCCACCTAATGAAAGGAAAAAAGAAGGGTCAAGATCCAACTTTGTCTGGATAAAGATGGTATCCCAGTGACCTGCAGTTTCTAATTAAGTATGAAACCCCTATGTCTTGACTGACTCCTGTGCATCTATCCCGAACAAATCTGAAGGCATCATGAACACTCCACTCCACCACATTACACAGGTATCTTGTCAGTACCAATTCGACATAAAGCGCAGTCCTAAATTACTTAACAGAGAAGCTATCTAATCAATAGTACGTCCACGCATCAGTACAGCAGGGAAATGGCACCCAAAAATAACAAGAGCCCAGAGGTACATACATACATACCCGGAACTTTGTGCCGCTGTACAGCGATGGGTTCTCCTGGAGCCTCTGGTTCCATATCTGTGAAACAACAAAATATGAACAACAGCCATGGGTTGGGTCCTATACGAAGCGAACGCATGGTTGGCCACATTACCTCGTCTATAGACTCTTCCAACGCTGAATCTGGATGGGGGATCCGGTCGAACGACGGATCGAATTTCACCGAGACCTTCATTTCACAGCAACAGTGAGGCAAGACTATAAGAAGGATTTGCGACGAGCTGTTCGACTCCAGACGGTGGGACGaagggagggggagagggaggttACCCGGGATCGAGGGAGGCCTGCGGGGCAGGAGAGGAGGAGCTTATACGCCGCGCCGGGGCCGGCTGCCGCCGCGGGCGTGTCTGTGGCCATGTGGCACCGGCGGTGGAGGGATGGTGAGGGGAGAGAGAAAGGAGgtggccggtggcggcggcgccggcgaggtgtCGAGCAGAAGGCCGCCGGAAGCTTTGGAAAGAAAGAGGCACGGGCCCTGCTTTTCGGGCCTAACCAGAACGTATGCACTGTGAGATAGCAAGAGCATCTATATCAAATTCTTAAGATAAAAAAAACTATATCAAATTCTTCTTCTTAGACAAACCAAACTTCTAACTGAACAACTGAAACTGAAAGTAAAATACTTCTACTCATACGATAGATTGCAGTAGTAATTTAATTCAAACACTTCTACTTCATAGGGTAGATTGGATATATCCAAATTCGACATCAACATGGTATAAAAACCTAAAATTCGACACACACTTGAACCCTAAACTTCGACGCCTACTTTCACCATAAAACTCGAAAGATCGATAAACATCGATGGTGGAAGGGGAGTTCGCTCCTAGTCGTTGTCGTCGTTAGAGCTACTGAGGTTGTTCCAGAAGTTCGAGTCTAACTCAGAGGAGGAGCCCGACGAGAGGTCGATGGTAGATGGACCAGCCTCGATCGTCGCTGCAGCAAccttctcccccttcttcttcttcttagcattCTCCCTCGCCGCAAAGTACTCGGTCTCGAACTGAACGAGCTCGGGTAACGTcatgcggcggcggcctccacatcgtccTCATGCGCCCTAACTTGCAAGAAGGCACGGAAATTCCCCTTCTTTTGCTTGTGGGTGGCCATGCGCATCTGCGGCGAGAGAAACTCGACCTCCCTTAGGCTCTCCACTTTGGGGAAGTTCATCTCGAGGCACCGCCGATCGAACGTCCACACGCCGAAGTCGTAGGCGTGGGCGACGAGCTCCGGTGACGAGAATGTCCCAAGCCACCGGCGAACGCCGTCCACTGTTATTTTCACGGCGGAACAGCCGAAGTTCCGATGCCACAGATTGAGGAAACCCACCGTTGACCTAAGGCGGCGGCGTGGCAGCATCTGGAGGTCTCGTCTGTCTTGTCTTTTTTTCCATTtatcttttctattttattttttattttaagtTTTAGGCCACTAAATCGATCCAAATAAAATTTGTGAAATTCCTAATAGTTAAATAGGATATATTGGAATACTTTTTTTTTGACACAGGAATACTTTTCTAATCCATAACAAAATACAAATACTATTTTTATGCATTTGGCCTTATGGGCTACTTTGGCATTAGTATTCCAAATCGGGTATTGACTTTTGTCTTCTCAAATAAaattctttatgatttcaaaacttcaaaACTATAATAGTTTTTGTTTTAAATAATTTGAAACCAAATGTTTAAGTAAAGTTAATTTTTTGGAAAATACATTTAATTGTATTCAAAAGTCCAACTAACAAGTTTCAAGTTCTTatttattttcacattccaaatTTTGGATACTTTTGGGATGTGACATTCTCTAGCAAAGCTGCTCGCGTACGCCGATTGCTTTTTTTTATTTCTGGTCGGTGCTTCTGGTCGAGGGCAACAGTACCTATAAACTGGCTTGTTTTCagagactttttttttttgagaatttctctGCATTCATATCACGGAAAGATACAAAGTTGTTGACCCTTACAAACACAGAGAAACACAAATACAAAGGACCAAAAACACCTAGAACACCCTAAGACCACCATAGCCCATGAAGATCTCCGGAGCCATGTGTCATCATCCCATAAACTTGAGAGAAGACCCCTGCAGAAAGAGCTACAACCAAGCGCAAGCAGGTCATCATCTTCGACCACGGTGCAATTGCCACCATGCTGCTTCCTCCTTCCTTGACACCAGTCCCGAGAGGGCATGGACACCAATCCAACACGCCTGCAGCAGCCGTCGCCATCTTTGGCTTTGAGTACCGCGAAAAGTGTCCCTTCCGGAAGGAAGGGAACTCGAGTCAACCGACCGGTCCAAGACCGCGGCCGGGCCATCCGCCCGGGCAAACCAGGAACTCCCTCCAGCATCGAGCGCCGAGGAGGAAGAAAAACAACGAAGCAGCAAATCATaccgacaaggaggaagaagggtctttctcccgaccatccggccgattttggcgtcgccacgtcggaccgcctcctcccctcgccaccaaggccggccggaaGAAGCCGCAAGACGTGACAGCCGCAAGCCACCGgaagaacacaaaccctaaaaGGAAGACAGTGGTgccatctccttcctctccctcgccaccacggccggccgaggaGAAGGCAACAACATCGGCACTCCTCCGACTCCGAACGGACTCCGCAAACTCCACGGCATGGTCGAAGTTCGACCGTGCCCGGGGAATCCACCCTCCCCGATCCGCGGATCCgagaggaaaccaggccagcgagctcgccgacgccgccacaagtggccttgccgagatggggatCGAGCTCCAGGCATCCTTATTCCGACGCGACGTCGCTCTCCACCATCTCGACGCCGTCCCGAGAGCACCACGCGAAGACTAGGCCGGGCGCTTCCCGGCGCAGCAGAGGaggagcccccgccgccgccacgccaccggggctttgcccggcggcgccaccggcggcggcgggaggagggggtgcggtgggtgtggcggctagggttggggtcgtGGGTTTCTTTTGCGTACAGGTTGTTTTCAGAGACTTGATCGATAGCACACATGCAAGCTTCAATCAAATCACTTGATAATGGAAAGGGGAATTGGGTGAGGGTGGTGGTTTCACCAAATACCTGTGGGATAATACCCAGTAGAACACTAGGTACCTCTTCTACAAAACTAAGGGGGTTCAAACAAATGAGAAAGTTTTAACATTGAATAAGTTGTCTAAACGTATTGAACGCTTGACCTGATGTATCGTGCATATCGTTGCAATTTATGTTACTTGCTCTTTTTTTATTACTAAAAGGTTTCCCACGATTTCCATTAAAGAAACCAAGTTTTTACAGGCAAACAAGAAAGAAAACTATaacaaagaaaggaaaaaagcaaAAAGATCCAACATCCCAGCAACCGCTAGAGGGTTTTAAACTAATCCAGATACATGGCAGATCTATCCAATGCCTCATTTGAACTAATCCAGATTTTTTCACTCGGTAAGATCACTTACTGGGACGTGTCAGTAAAATCGATTAGGTTACCGGGCAAAATCTTGTCATCAGCAGGCGACTCGAAGAATGCAAAAAATTGATGCAAAAACGACCACAGTGGGAGTCGAACCCACGACCTTCTGATCCGAAGTCAGACGCGCTAATCCACTGCGCTATGCGGTCGAGTTATTCTTAAAATCATATTTATTATAAGAATTCTGTCTTCCGCTCGTTTGCAAGCGGTGCGTACAGTGAAAACTTCACAGGATAACCCTACTACTACACCACTGCAGTACAAATATATTCCATAATTCCCATTATATGGATTGATCTAAATCGAATAGAAAATATGTCGAGGTCATTTAATTTGGATATCATCAGGAATATAGTTTGGATTTGTACCCGTTGACTAATCTACAACACGATTTTTAAGTTTAGCCACTCTGCGTCGTATTTTGTATAATTGTGATTTGCAACACATCTGACGAAGGCATCATTCTCAGAAAAAACAAAATCTGCAAGCATGTTATATTAGGACAATATAATTAATATTCATAACATTTTGACATGggagagggagtatttattaaGCAGGCAGCTGATCGATCTCCATGTAGAAATTCATCTATTAATTATAAAATGGTTGGTGACAACACATAACACTTTGTGCATACAATGCATGAATCTGTCAATTTGCCACGACGCGAGTAGGCAAAAAAAAAAGCAGTGCAAATTAAGGGGCTCTTCACTTTTGCTACTCCTCCAAAGTAAGTGCATGCATGGTGCGCCCGGCGCTACCATCACGTGTGCGGTGGTGGCGGCAATAATGAGTCCAACTTCATGGGGTAGGTTCCGGTGGGCAACTTTATGAGCACCGAGAAGTCAGcctgcggtggcggtggtggttgcgAGTCCAACCTCATAGGGTTAGGTCCGGTAGGAACCTTCCTGCGCACGGAGAAGTCCCTCAGTGGTGGCGAGTCCAACCTCATCGGGTTAGGTCCGGTAGGAACCTTCCTGCGCACGGAGAAGTCCACGTGCGGTGGCGAGTCCGACCTCATCGAGTTAGGTCCGGTAGGAACCCTCGTGAGCACCGGAAAGTGCACATGCGGGGGCGACGGCGGTGCCGAGTCTGACCTCATCGGGTTTGGCCTGGTAGGAACCTTTCTGAGCACCGAGAAGTTCACATCGATTGATTCACCGAACAGGGCCCCGAATTCTAGGGGCCCCCAAATTTCTGCAGCCCAGTAGTATGCTAGGTCCGGTTGATCAATTGATTCACTTCCTTTGCTGTTTTCTAGTGCGGTCCAAGCCTAGCAGGAGCAGCCGAGCAGGTGTAGCAGGCCACGATCAGTTCCCTTGGGAAAATATcctaaaaaaaaaaaggttcccTTGGGAAAAAAAGAATACACGTCGATCAGTTTCCAATCGATCGGTCTCCCGATATCAGATCGCTTTGAGTCTTTGATGCTTTGTTTCGCACCTTTCGCTCGATCGACGGGGGCTGGTTGTCCTTTTGAGGGAAACAGTGGGACTCCGTCCCGCTGCCAGCTGTATTGATAATCAAACACACTTACATCGTTTATTAGAAAATAAAACTAGGGAAATCATCGTCCCAagtacaacaagaagaagaagactaaAAACTAGATTTAGCAAGTTCATGGGCTACAATATTTGCCTCACGTGGGCAGTATTCAAAATTCACCTTTGAGAAACCTGATGCCAATAAGTTGCAGTCATAGAAGATAGCTATTGCAGCTGTAGCCGAGAAACCCCCATCATTCATTGTTTGCACTACTTCAGTATTATCAAATTGTATAGTAAATCGATTGCATCCCATATATTGAGCTAACAAAAGTCCCTCTCGGAGAGCATAAGCTTTAGTAGTCATCACATCTGCCACAAATGGGAGATCTTTAGTATGAGCTGCGATGAATTTACCTTTGAAGTCGCGTATAATAACACCCGCACTTCCACGTCCTTGATCTGCACAAAAAGATGTGTCGACATTGATCTTCACTTCACCTTCAGGTGGACATGTCCAAGACACAGGTTTGCGCTGAATAGGGTTCTTGCATGCTCACCAATAGTTTGATGCCTGGGCTCCAATAGACAAAGCCGAATTCTGGGGCGTTTGCACCTCCTCACCATGGACACATTTGCGTCTCTCCCACCAGATATACCATGCCCCAGTAAGAATAATTTCAGGTAATCCGATTCCACCAAGAGAGTATCAGGTTCCCATTGTACAGATGTTATGTTCCAACGCAATAGCTCCTGCTCTATCTATACTTACCGCATCCTCAATTACTGAAAGAACTCCAAGCTTCTCCCATATTTTCTTTGCACGCATACAGGTGAGCAGAGTATGCATTATATCCTTACATCCCACCAAGCACACCGGGCATCCACTATTAGTAATTATATGTCGATTTGCCAGAATACCAAAACAAGGGATGAGACCATGGAGAGCTCTCCAGCCAAAGATTTTTTACTTTTGCAGGAATATTTAGTTTCCATAATTTTTTCCATACCGGGCTAATCTCAGACCTTCCCACACCTAAAGCTCTTCTCTCTTGTCGGCCGAAACGATATTCCCATTCAGCATGGTACACCGAGCGCACCGTGAAAAAACTGATGCTTGTATGATGCCATGCAATAAAATCATCCATACCAGGTGGTGCAATGCGAATCTCCATAATTCGATTCACATCCACTTCCCAAAAAAGTTCTCGTAATAAATCCTCATCCCATAACCCTGTATTCGGATTAATAATTAAGTTCAGCGGCTTTAGTCAAAAGGGTATTACCACGAGGGGTAACAAGCTTCCGTGATGGGCTGGTAGGGATCCAAGCAtcctcccaaatatttacttgggTTCCATCACCAATTCTCCAAATGCATCCCCTTTTGAATGTTTCCAGCCCCGCAATTACACTCTACCAGGTAAAGGAACTACCAAGTTTAATTTAGCTTTGAGGTGATCTCCTTCAGGATAGTATCTTGTTCTTAAAATTCTTGCACAAAGAGACTCAGGCCTTTCCAACAATCTCCAACGTTGTTTTGCTAGCGTCGCCACATTGAAGGTGTGTAGGTCGCGGAAACCCATACCACCTCTCGCCTTGGGTATGCACATTTTCCACCAGGCTAACCAGTGCATTCTCTTatggtcatcatcatcaccccATCATAGTTGCGAAATAGCATCAGTAATTCCGTTGCATATGTTTTTCGGAATCTTGAATACTATCATCGCAAACACATGCATAGCTTGTGCAACCGCTTTGAGGAGCACTTCCTTTCCTCCCacagaaagtaacttttccttccaTCCATTTATCTTAGCCAGAACCTTCTCAATTAGGTGTCGAAAACAGTCGCTTGTATCCGCCCCAACCATAGCAGGCAGGCCCAAGTACTTATCAGTGAGGGATTCAGTAACAATATTTAACTTTTCACACACTACCACCCTGTCATTAACATGCGTATTTGGACTTAAGTAAATACTTGATTTAGCATCACTTACCATTTGACCCGAGCTGTCACAATACATACCCATAATTTTTTTCAACATCACTGCATTCTTTTCATTTGCTTCCATCAAAATAAGTGAGTCATCCGTAAAAAGAAGGTGTGTAATGATTCGAGCATCACGACACACCCTCACACCAGTTAGCTCTTTGTTAACTTCTG from Lolium rigidum isolate FL_2022 chromosome 4, APGP_CSIRO_Lrig_0.1, whole genome shotgun sequence encodes the following:
- the LOC124708254 gene encoding nudix hydrolase 9-like; the encoded protein is MATDTPAAAAGPGAAYKLLLSCPAGLPRSRVSVKFDPSFDRIPHPDSALEESIDEIWNQRLQENPSLYSGTKFRYGGHASHQNDEPNQEYSVSLHLGLTDYRTFVGTNLSPLWENFLVPSEDDSVCCQHMSNPLGNGAIVETSDKKIIVLQRSNNVGESPGYYVFPGGHSEPEEVGILAHQNDVEDVGRLIERVSDEMFDGIIREVVEETGVPASSLTAPIFIGVSRRELNVRPAAFFFIRCNVDSSTVTELYSRAQDGYESTKLYAVSAEELREMRQRLPGCHQGGFALYELMRNAAKKL